Proteins from a genomic interval of Niabella soli DSM 19437:
- a CDS encoding molybdate ABC transporter substrate-binding protein, whose product MKRILILLLLSFNFLVDLNAQEHRFDPPWNKPPESNVLFTVPGIDNVPDLYGDINDPQLVLFFAGNQFMCIDELLAAFKKKHPQYTRIFAETLPPGILAKQVEGGSLTVGNMRITLKPDIYTAGKTRIDQMANAFSDTIAYAYNKLAIMVPKGNPKRVAGLKDLARSDVKVAMPNPEFEGIGKRIVAAYVKAGGAALENAIMKEKVSKGTTLLTQIHHRQTPLWILYQKCDAGPVWYSEAYYQQLIDHPIALVAIPDKENITATYMAGILKNAPHKQAAKDFIDFLKTADAKAVYHKYGFTTPD is encoded by the coding sequence ATGAAAAGAATCCTGATCCTGTTGTTATTGAGTTTTAATTTCCTGGTTGACCTGAACGCACAGGAACATCGCTTTGATCCGCCCTGGAACAAGCCACCCGAAAGCAACGTACTATTTACCGTACCCGGCATCGATAATGTGCCGGACCTGTACGGAGATATTAATGATCCGCAATTAGTATTGTTTTTTGCGGGCAATCAATTTATGTGTATTGATGAGCTGCTGGCGGCATTTAAAAAAAAGCATCCGCAGTATACCCGGATATTTGCGGAAACGCTTCCCCCCGGAATCCTTGCAAAGCAGGTGGAAGGCGGCTCTTTAACGGTAGGTAATATGAGGATAACCCTAAAGCCGGATATTTACACGGCCGGCAAAACAAGGATTGATCAAATGGCCAATGCTTTTTCCGACACCATAGCGTATGCGTATAATAAACTAGCCATAATGGTACCAAAGGGAAACCCGAAACGGGTTGCAGGCTTAAAAGATCTGGCAAGGAGCGATGTTAAAGTAGCAATGCCCAATCCTGAATTTGAAGGTATTGGAAAGCGTATTGTGGCGGCCTATGTTAAAGCGGGCGGCGCAGCCCTGGAAAATGCGATCATGAAGGAGAAGGTAAGCAAAGGAACGACCCTGTTAACGCAGATCCATCACCGTCAAACACCTTTATGGATCCTTTATCAAAAATGCGATGCAGGACCGGTCTGGTATTCTGAAGCGTATTATCAGCAGTTGATCGATCATCCCATTGCATTGGTTGCGATCCCCGATAAAGAGAACATAACAGCAACCTATATGGCAGGCATATTAAAGAATGCACCGCATAAACAGGCTGCAAAAGACTTTATTGATTTTCTAAAAACTGCCGACGCAAAAGCGGTGTACCATAAATACGGCTTTACGACGCCGGATTAA
- a CDS encoding TetR/AcrR family transcriptional regulator yields the protein MQKLLQAVGAILKSEGHKGLKVSKIADRAKVDKKLIYNYFGSLNGLIDCYLKEHDFWKRTDHVLKANPITDVTPGLMSGIFKNQFDFLERSNEMQNIILWELSEYNRQLSELVDERERFGEGIFQLSDKYFAGTPVNFRAVNALLVAAVYYIVLHKRYNKNTFCSIDVTTHEGKDQILNAIDQIINWCYTEAAKSKKATGKKINPAS from the coding sequence ATGCAAAAGTTGCTACAGGCAGTGGGAGCTATTTTAAAGAGCGAAGGACATAAAGGACTAAAAGTGAGTAAGATAGCGGACCGGGCAAAAGTAGATAAAAAACTGATTTACAATTATTTTGGAAGCCTCAACGGATTGATCGACTGCTATCTCAAGGAGCACGATTTTTGGAAACGCACCGATCATGTTTTGAAGGCTAACCCCATCACGGATGTTACCCCCGGGCTGATGAGCGGTATCTTTAAAAACCAGTTTGATTTTTTAGAGCGTTCGAATGAAATGCAGAACATCATTCTTTGGGAGCTGAGTGAATACAACCGGCAGCTTTCCGAATTGGTGGATGAGCGGGAACGCTTTGGGGAAGGTATCTTTCAACTTTCGGATAAATATTTTGCCGGCACACCGGTGAATTTCCGTGCGGTTAACGCATTACTCGTCGCAGCGGTGTATTATATTGTGTTGCATAAGCGGTACAATAAAAACACGTTCTGCAGTATTGATGTAACTACTCATGAAGGAAAAGATCAAATTCTTAATGCGATTGACCAAATCATCAACTGGTGTTATACGGAGGCAGCAAAATCAAAAAAGGCAACCGGAAAAAAAATTAATCCGGCGTCGTAA